CGTCCGTGAGAGGGAAGCTCCTCCCTGGCGCACCGCGGGGAAGGCCAGAAGGAGAGACACCTAAATGAGAAGCAATGGCCTCAGTGATTGGGCCAAGGACATCGGTGGATGGCACACCCCAATGCTTGCAGGCTTGTTTTGCTGATTCAGCCATCTCAGGGTCAGCAAGGGTGTAAACAAGCATTGCACCTTCTATCGCTGCTTGCTTTACAATCTCGAGCAGCCTCTCCACATCATCTATCTAAATGTGGATGTCAAAGGATAAAAATCAGGAGATGCAATACCTCACTCGCTGAAATATGTATTGGCAGATGTAGATAAATTGACAACCAACTACATGATGGACTTATCATCAATCCTAAAAGATTTCAAACAAGGGAAGAGGCTGCTTCCCATCACCAATTAACCTCAGAAACAATGACATTCCAGGAATTCTCATCCGAGGAATCAGCATGGCAAGCAGTGACAGGATGTTGCTGCAATTCAAGCCAGGGTCTTTTGGCCCTTCTTAAGGAGACAAATGGTGCCGCCACTATGCCAACAACTCAGTTGGCAAAGGGAAACTCATTTAGCTAGTTCCAGGGAgagcagaaaaggaaaagaaaagaaacaatacCACTACTCCGTCTTATTTACAAATATCCAACTGATCCCGATCCAAATTTGTGCATCTTCTCTTTGCTCACCCGGACACAACACGCCCAAGGCGCCAACTCGTGGTTGTCACCACTCACCATCAGAATACCAATTCATCAGACTGCCATTTACATGATTTCCTCAAAGATGTGAAACTCCAATGAAAACTTTTCAGTCAGATTAGAGAAAAACGTTAATGGTTTTGAGTGACTGCAAGTTTGCAACAACTATCAAGCAAACAAGTGAAGCCCCAGCAACAAAGAAACTATGCATTGAGCATGATAGTTTATACATAAGCATGAAATCCTCACCACGGACTAAACGAAGCTACTCCATTTCGTCAATGAAACACAGCAATGCATGTTGCCCCATCATCTAATTATAAGCGATTAAGTATATGACCAATAAAGAAGCAAGCTTTATGTAAGGAAAAGTGAAGATAAATTACCCCAGAGAACAAATGGGTATTGACAGAACACCCACGATCCACCAAGCAATGCTCGAACTGGCCCAACGCGGCGTTAACGGAGTGCTCCGCCGTCCACCCCGTCCCGTCGGAGACCATGTATATCTGCTTCCCCGCCGTCGCCATCAACTCCACGTAATCCTCGCTGTTGCTCCCAGTCGAACCCTCCGCGTCCCCCGACATCCCCGACAACCCGTCGAGCAACGCCGCCTGAGGACCCGGACCCTCCGCCGCCTGGGACTTCTGGACCGGCCGGTCCAGCTTCCGACCGGACCGAATCGTGCGGGCCCTGGACCACCGGTTCAGCTGGGCGCTGCCCTTGAACTTGCGAGTTGCGGACGCGTCGGAGTCTGGCCCTGTCCCGGCTCCGGGTTGGGTGACCGAGGCGGGTGGAGGAGCGGGTGCGGGTGGTGGCGTTGGGCGGAGGCCCGGGAGGTTCATGGAGGCgccggtggtggcggcggtggaCATCTTGTGACGTGGTATTTGTCAGTGGATTTTCTCTCCTCTTTGTTTAAGATTATTTCATGTGATGAGAAATGAGCGATTTCTCTACCATGGGTGGCACAGTGACAGCAGGAGGTAGACGACAACTCTCATCggagaaaaagagaataaacaAAGTAATTCATTATCTCAGGAGAATATTATCACGAAAAAtatcatttattcatttttcaacaCATCACTAgacgcggccggttcggtggaaccgccggttccggttcaggaaccggccgtgaaaaatggcggttccggttccgaaccggaaccggcggttccgggccggttcccgggccggttccggttcattccgattcatttttaataataatttttaaaataataaataataaaataaatataataaattataaattataaaatacaattaaattgtacattgtaataaaatatgggaaaaaaaaaaagaaggaatgggcttgaacttaatgaattatcattaagcgacctacatatcttcttggggatagaagaatcaaagcccatgtagttctttttacctttgagaaccccaacttacctcatcgtcaatcgtcgctacccgttgtggtacccgtggcggtggtatctccaacatcatcgctaaaaaattcgtgttcacgatctaactcttgatgtcgatatttcgccctcgtccaatcgccgacacaagcttgagcttccacacagtccgggcttaatcttgaacggcgagagtccaaaattaatcctccggaactaaatgcttgttcaactacaaccgttgaagaaggggttgctaatatttgacgagcgatgagggcgagaagctggatactcgatttggtgactcttccaccacttcgagatttcaaatctgtactatgttcgcatcacgaaactcaaattgagtggttaaatatttttctaattcagaaatattacctgttgcccctttttgttttttttttgcctactcttaagcatattataccctctactaagtgaactaccaccttcgctacgtgaggcggtagattgtaaagatccgaatcacttaaaccatatctactacaaaattctccatataatgctactatagattctttaacatgtcctaatatatttaaaatatctattgaatcatccaaatgtaaacaatcatgataatacacattcaaataatcttgtaaaccgtctaatttaatacgtggatcaaaaacaataccaactaaatagacaagaggaatttgcaaataataatgcaaccatttttctcgcattactaaaatagtttgacctaattcggtatctttttcatattcactaaaaacactactaatattaacacactctattaaaaataaatgcgttgtaggataataaataccagataaagtcttagtagcatcattaaaaattttcaaaatatctaaaattttcttgcaaacgtcccaatgttgaggaagtaaagtaatttcgggaatattttgtgaaataaacatacataataaatctttatattcaaaagtttgccaaagcaactcgtacgtagaattccaacgagtcggaatatcttttggaaatcttcttggccttctcccattttgtttacaaaattttccccatgatttcatacattggggacgactccataaaaatttaattgcactttttattggggcgagagaagtgtcaagagttcgtaaaccattttgtacacataaatttaaaacatgacaagcacatctaatgtgaaaaaattgtccgccaaaagtgggtttgcaaatattttctaattcgggaatagaagcggtatttgcggcggcattatcaaaaccaattgaaaatactttatttattaaattatattcttctaaaacttgcctaattattctataaatattatgagccgaatggctttcatcaaaaactcggaatgcaataagtcttttttgaatcatccaattgtcatctatccaatgacacgtgacacccatataacaatgaatttgccaaggatcactccaaatatcgctacctatatgcacacgtccattgaattccgcaaaaaattttgctaaagatttttttccttttttataaagatgaaaaacttcgcgtttaagagtattttttggaatagttggcgcttgcggaaccaacgcagtatttatcaaatatttcatattaaaattttcaccagtattaaacggagcatgatcaagggcaacatattcacctaatgtttgtttataaagtgcttcagtgaaacgaaataaaggatgaggcttagaagtggcgtacccggaaatttgttgttgcgtattgtcgatccccgcttgcgttggatgttttttcgtcaaatgccgacggaatgttccgtaaccgtctcctttcgtgaatttataagtttgcgaacaatatttacattttacattatacttaccttcgacttcatcacgtaccttgtcgaagtgtagccacaagtccgatgtattatctcggcccttccgttccggctcatttgccgttgacgtttcttcgacaccggtgggaggatgaagactttcttgtgttggaatgtgctcgacgttcggaatcgggacatagttgatattatcgtcgtcgtcttcccaacttgcatactcacgaggatcgtattcatgaaagggatagtcggaatctcccatagccatcttgcccttgtcggcatttctgcttgcacttgccattttttgagagaattgatcgggattgagagaattgggagaatttgagcgatttgagaggatttcggagagaattcgagagattgtttagagaatttgtgacaaaaatgaaaggggaagcatatgtatttataggcaagaatcattttttttttttattatttttttaaaaaaaaaatgaaaagcaacggcccaaagcgggggagagagggggggccggggagagcccaacggctctctgccccgggcccaccatctttttttttttttttttttgcggttcggaaccggccggaaccgccggttcgggccggttcccgcgtttcgggaaccgtgggcccggtcaacgggccggttccgggccggtcaacgggccggttccgggccggtcaacgggccggttccgggcccacgggcccaaatggcactcactaaCATCACCACTATCCTTAAAAacaaaaaccctcaactttaggtttaatttcaattttgccccccaaaaaaatctccaacttgaggtttaatcctaattttgctcagggccttttttttttaatctaaaaaaatcacaatttttaTATCTAATCTCAAATTTACCCCGAacttttatgtaaaaaaaaaaaaaatacccatcAACTTTTAATGTAGTGTCCAATGTACCTTTGTTAACCCTTCATTTTAGATATCTCCGGTATTTGtttgacgtggcattttcacgtgTAAGAAATCCACATCCGCaaggtgtcacaaaaaattatcTCCCAGACGGAATCTTCatataatattcaaataatGGAAATTAGGGACGATTAATGGTAATTTTCAAACAAAGCGCTAACGATAGGAGGTTTAGAGCTAGAGTTGAAGTTTAGATTTAAGACTCAACCTAACGTTGAGGGTTGTTCTTTAGATAAAAAAGGTttcgaggaaaaattgagattgaatttaaagtttgagatttttttttttagaggatTCAGCCGGAAGGCGGTAAACTATTCGATAGAGAGGACATTGcacaaattgtaaaaatttcaGTGTCCTCCTTCCGTACATGATctgaaaattcaatttgaagGGCACATATGGGTGGACTAAAAAGGCCTAGCAGAAGCCCatgcccaattgaatctttttaacATTTAATGGGACAAACTACTAATGGCCCAAAGGGAACTGATGATggatttatttttggaaaaatttaaagtaGCCTGTGTAATCTTTTGGGGACACAATCTATATCTATCACCTAAGTAGCACCAATATCGATACACGATACGTATGACACgataggggtgatcggtttcaggATGGGTGATTGCCAtcctagaatcgagaaccaaCCGCTAGGGACTGGTTTTGCAAAATGGGAATCGTGAATCACCCGCTTGTTCGATGGACCCACTCTAGAACCAAACCATTGGTCCAGTCCGACTCTCGGGTGGATCCATGAAATCGCTCCTACCCATTATTTCTTGTGCTCTATTTCATCATTGCAGAATGCCTTCGAAAAGGAGGATAAGTTCCCTTACTTCCTAGGCCTCTGTAGACTAATCCAACATTTGTTCTTTTGGCTAACTTCTTAATGCTTGTATGCAACTGGGACAATGTatgttttgaataattttttgttgataaaaacGTTTATATGCTGAATAAAACTTAACAACAATGCTGAGATATATCTCAAGAGAGGACCTTAAGTGAGATAAGCTTGAAGAATCACGACATAGCTTGCTAAATCTCATAATTGAGGAAAATagcttcaattaaaaatatatatttatattatgtAAATAGGTCCGGTATGATTTGGGTGGTTCCCACCTGAAATCGAAAATCAAATTGGTATGCGCCGGTTCCAGCAAGTTGAAACCAGAAACCGGACCAATAACCCGGTGGGAACCATCCAAAACCAGCCCATTGGGTGTGGTCTAGTCCTATTTGGGTGAATCtcgatttttttgctcacccctacgaCATGACATgccgacatgtcatttctaataaaatagagaattttgacacattGGAAAATATTGTATAATTATCAGGAATATATAAAaatggtgagtttcttcttctcctcctattaaggattcacgattagattttttgaagCTGGCTAGGTATATTTATTTTGGGGCGGCTGGGTATATGACCTAAGAGTACGTatgcatgtgtgtgtgtattttatagatttacattttgaaccctaatatattgaaaatgtttaatgttgaCTCCGTGCGTGTCAAAATGGCATGTTGGAGTATTGGACTCGCGTGTCGCTGGCTTATCTAGAGCACCGACCACGTGTCGGATGTCTAACACCTGTTGACCATGTGTCGGTTGCATGTCCGAGAGTGTCGGACACGTCTGACAAGTGTCGGACACAATACGGAGTCCCTTGGAAAGTGTATGTGCTTCTTAGTATGtcaccaaataaataaataaataaataactacCCTCTAGCTTATgagacaaattttttaattcttatatGCACCACAATACCAAAGTCGCCGGAGATTTAAAAGGTAATATAAGTGCAATAAAATAGATGCTTATCATCTATAGAACGGATCGATCTCAAAGTACAAGGCATACAATAGAGTAGATGCTcgagaaaagtgtaaaaaaaagtcataaacctattgcattagtgccaattcaatcctaaaccttttgtattagtgtcaattaagtcctaaaccttttattagtgccaattcagtcctaaaccttttacaatagtgccaatttagtcctaaaaattttgcatttatgccaattgagtcaattcaaacaattttgattggaaatcactagcatggacgtcggttatcctacgtggcacggttgacgctaacgtggatattttttttaatatttttttgatactttaaataatttttaaaaataattttgaaaaaaaaacaaaaaaatgcttaaaatattatttaaaatattaaaataatattaaaaaatgtccaagttagcgctagccgtgccatgtaggacaatcaatgtccacgtcagcgatttgcgatcaaaattggccggattaactcaattggtataaatataaaagatttaggactaaattggcaacaatacagaaaatttaggactaaattagcaccaataaaatatttaagacttaattggcacaaatacaaaaggtttaggactgaattggcaccaaaaaaaggtttatgactaaattagcactaatacaataggtttatgacttttttgacacttctcccgtAGATGCTCACCACCCGTGGAATTCACTCGACGATACAAAGCCCATTATTCAACACACAAACGTATTTTAGCAAAGAGATACAGAGTTAACATAAAATCCTAATCCAAGAGTTCAATTATGAAATCAATTAATCGATACACTCTAACTTCTCGAGCAAACCGAGCATAACTTCTTCCGGTAGACTCCAACCGGCATGAAACCCGATGAATTAGAGAAACTAGATACGTAGGGCTTTTCCATCGATACATTGTACGACGATGTTGGAGCACGAAATCATCAGCAAATCCCATAAGAAAAAGACCTTCGAAAAAACTTAACATTTAGGCAGTTTAGCATTATAATTGTTGGATAAGGCTTTCGTTACTTCATCACACCGCCCCAGCGAAAGCCAACTCTCACGAACACGAGTTACTAATTAATCAAGTGAAAACTTGCACATTATCTAAATCAATTGTTATTATTCCCCGATGACTTGAGTGATTATATGCTAATCGGACAGTTACTTAATTGCAtatatggtaattttttcttgACCTTCTTCATGAAGGTGTTGAATATACTctcattaaataaaataaaataaaaaagaaataaaagtttgCATTAtaccaataaaaaaagaaaattgaaaacaagCTACATGTTAAGTTTGTAAAACCCTAGTTCCTTGTACAATATCTCTCcatgtatttccttttttccttttttcttctagtACCTTTCCTTTAGATACTTTCTTAATGGCCATCACGAACTAGCAAACTAGCTAGTCAATCCATAAGGACAACATCTagacacaaaaacaaaaaaaataatcagcTTTTACACGAGAAATCTGGGAAGCCCGACCTTATGACCCAGTGTTTGTACATCTTCTTGAACCTGTCGTCTAAATTCTCTAAAGCTGAAGCTCCTATAAACGGGAGGCCAGTTGCAGCTCTCGATCACGGTGTCGTACGACGGGCAGAGGAAGTACGCGGTCGAGTACCGCTCCCGTTTCGAATTGGACACAACTCGGTGCTGGACGCTCTTGTATATATCATTGCTCCATGCCTGAAACGAGCGTGTGTAGATACTAATTCATCAAGAAGCACGCAACCATGACCcagaagaaataaatattctCAATAGCATAAAGATAGTGCGCAAGCCCTTCAGGAGGAACACATCCTAATCGAttagggaaaatgacataattgGACTATGAATTTTAGCTCTATGTACAATGTGGTCCGtgatcttttaatttgtttaatatgatctatgaacttttgcTCAATGggcaatatagtccatgaacttttatttCGTCCAACATGATCCCCAACTTTAGGTATATGTTCTATTTAGTCTTTAAACTATACGAAAATGTTCATTGtccttgaatttgaattaatggaagaacaacaatgaatatattcatatatttcagagattaagttgaacatatacTATAAGTTCAGTGACCATATCGCATAttgctaaa
The sequence above is drawn from the Rhodamnia argentea isolate NSW1041297 chromosome 9, ASM2092103v1, whole genome shotgun sequence genome and encodes:
- the LOC115742910 gene encoding probable pyruvate, phosphate dikinase regulatory protein, chloroplastic; translated protein: MSTAATTGASMNLPGLRPTPPPAPAPPPASVTQPGAGTGPDSDASATRKFKGSAQLNRWSRARTIRSGRKLDRPVQKSQAAEGPGPQAALLDGLSGMSGDAEGSTGSNSEDYVELMATAGKQIYMVSDGTGWTAEHSVNAALGQFEHCLVDRGCSVNTHLFSGIDDVERLLEIVKQAAIEGAMLVYTLADPEMAESAKQACKHWGVPSTDVLGPITEAIASHLGVSPSGLPRGAPGRSFPLTDEYFRRIEAIEFTIKQDDGALPKNLRKADIVLAGVSRTGKTPLSIYLAQKGYKVANVPIVMGVELPKTLFEVDPEKVFGLTINPVVLQAIRKSRAKSLGFSEDARSNYSEMDYVREELEFAGKIFSQNPVWPVIEVTGKAIEETAAVVLRLYHDRKQRCSMPRISKRY